One Lysinibacillus fusiformis genomic window carries:
- the secDF gene encoding protein translocase subunit SecDF, producing MKLRSRIVAFVLLLVLFTATMSTTVEGVLKDIKLGLDLQGGFEVLYEVHELKEGQKITPEVVSATATALGNRINKMGVSEPSIQVEGENRIRVQLAGVEDQESARKLLSTSANLTFRDVDDNLLLDGDDLKGNGASDSFDQQNRPIVSLTLKDAKKFADITSEIAAKPAGQNLLVVWLDFEEGVDSYKAESQKAEPRYESAAAVSQTLNTTDVMISGNFTVEETKNLSGILNAGALPVKLEETYSTSVGAQFGDQALKSTVFAGIVGVVIIFLFMLFYYRLPGFISIITLCIFTFLVLVVFDWINAVLTLPGIAAIVLGIGMAVDANILSAERIREELRVGHSVKQAFQIGSKQSLSAIIDAQLTTLLAAAVLFQFGTSSVKGFATTLIISILLSFLTAVWGSRVLLGLLVNSGYVNNPAWFGIAKSKQHSLDENIGTLDLSTRFDRFDFVHNRKKFYTFSLAILVAGLVIIGIFRLNLGIDFLSGTRVQIEADQTLSKEEVSKYIDSIGFSSDDIVLSGEKSTSAVIRYKDDLSQDEILKYKKVTIEKYGHEPSVSTVSDTVGKELVKNAIKALSLAALGIIIYVAIRFEWRMGVGAIVSLLHDVFLIVAVFSFMRLEVDITFIAAVLTIVGYSINDTIVTFDRMRENLSQYDTIKDREVLANIVNKSLRQTMGRSVNTVLTVIIVVVALLIFGAPSIQNFSIALLIGLFTGMYSSICIAAQIWYSLKIREMKKSDGQLHKKEKKQWGTDEPTV from the coding sequence ATGAAATTAAGAAGTCGTATTGTTGCATTCGTGCTGCTTTTGGTGCTCTTTACAGCAACCATGAGTACGACTGTAGAAGGCGTCTTAAAGGACATCAAGCTTGGCCTTGACTTACAGGGCGGATTTGAGGTTCTTTACGAAGTTCATGAATTAAAAGAAGGACAAAAAATTACACCAGAAGTTGTTTCAGCGACTGCAACAGCTCTTGGTAACCGTATTAATAAAATGGGTGTAAGTGAGCCAAGCATTCAGGTCGAAGGTGAGAACCGCATTCGTGTGCAGTTAGCGGGTGTCGAAGACCAGGAATCTGCGCGTAAGTTATTGTCAACTTCAGCGAATTTAACATTTCGTGATGTCGATGATAATTTATTATTAGATGGTGATGATTTAAAGGGAAATGGAGCTAGTGATTCCTTTGACCAACAAAATCGTCCAATTGTTTCGCTTACATTAAAAGATGCGAAAAAATTTGCGGATATTACAAGTGAAATTGCTGCAAAACCAGCGGGACAAAACTTACTAGTTGTATGGTTAGATTTTGAAGAAGGTGTAGATTCGTATAAAGCGGAATCACAAAAAGCAGAACCTCGCTATGAATCAGCAGCCGCAGTAAGCCAAACATTAAACACGACAGACGTTATGATTAGTGGTAACTTCACGGTTGAAGAGACAAAAAATTTATCAGGCATTTTAAATGCTGGGGCACTCCCAGTAAAACTTGAAGAAACTTACTCTACTTCAGTCGGGGCTCAATTTGGTGACCAAGCACTGAAAAGCACAGTTTTTGCCGGAATTGTTGGGGTAGTCATCATCTTCCTCTTCATGCTTTTCTATTATCGTTTGCCTGGCTTTATTTCAATTATTACACTCTGCATATTCACGTTCCTAGTCCTTGTCGTATTTGACTGGATTAATGCCGTCTTAACGCTACCAGGTATCGCGGCCATCGTGCTCGGTATTGGTATGGCAGTAGATGCCAATATTTTATCTGCGGAGCGTATCCGAGAGGAACTTCGCGTGGGACACTCGGTAAAACAGGCGTTCCAAATAGGTTCGAAACAATCTTTATCTGCAATTATCGATGCGCAATTAACTACATTATTAGCAGCAGCTGTACTATTCCAATTTGGGACAAGCTCTGTTAAAGGTTTTGCGACGACATTAATTATTTCGATTTTACTTAGTTTCCTAACAGCTGTTTGGGGATCTCGAGTACTATTGGGATTACTTGTGAACAGTGGTTACGTCAACAACCCAGCTTGGTTTGGGATTGCAAAATCTAAACAACATAGCTTAGACGAAAATATTGGTACATTAGATTTATCAACGAGATTTGATCGTTTTGACTTTGTGCATAATCGTAAAAAATTCTATACATTCTCATTAGCTATTTTAGTAGCTGGTTTAGTGATTATTGGTATTTTCCGCTTAAATCTTGGTATTGATTTCTTAAGTGGTACACGAGTGCAGATTGAAGCAGACCAAACATTAAGCAAAGAAGAAGTCTCTAAATATATTGATAGCATCGGCTTCTCATCAGATGATATCGTTCTTTCTGGTGAAAAGAGCACTTCAGCGGTTATCCGTTATAAAGATGATTTATCACAAGATGAGATTTTAAAATACAAAAAAGTTACAATTGAAAAATATGGTCATGAACCGAGTGTAAGTACGGTATCTGATACAGTCGGAAAAGAGCTTGTGAAAAATGCGATTAAAGCTTTATCACTTGCTGCTCTCGGCATCATTATCTATGTAGCGATTCGTTTCGAATGGCGCATGGGTGTAGGCGCAATTGTATCGTTGCTCCATGATGTATTCTTAATCGTTGCTGTATTTAGTTTTATGCGTTTAGAAGTTGATATTACGTTCATTGCTGCCGTACTGACGATAGTCGGTTACTCTATCAATGATACAATTGTTACGTTTGACCGGATGCGTGAAAATTTAAGTCAATATGATACCATTAAAGATCGTGAAGTACTGGCGAATATTGTTAACAAATCATTACGTCAAACAATGGGACGTTCTGTGAATACGGTATTAACAGTAATTATCGTCGTTGTGGCCCTGTTAATTTTTGGTGCACCTTCTATTCAAAACTTCTCAATTGCGTTATTAATTGGTTTATTCACAGGTATGTATTCTTCTATCTGTATCGCAGCACAAATCTGGTACTCACTAAAAATCCGTGAGATGAAAAAATCAGATGGTCAGCTACACAAAAAAGAGAAAAAACAATGGGGAACTGACGAACCTACTGTTTAA
- a CDS encoding post-transcriptional regulator: MSMQHAQLFEKIRPAIDSKIEEFKHFQYDAITAEELWRFCVEKKWRKKNVEQLRLYEVIATIFAVTPSDIVSFNQVEFLQSNDWFTEVNTDELKLLLGPVRT; encoded by the coding sequence ATGAGTATGCAACATGCGCAACTATTTGAAAAAATTCGTCCGGCAATTGATAGTAAGATAGAAGAATTTAAGCACTTTCAGTACGATGCTATTACAGCTGAAGAACTATGGCGTTTTTGTGTAGAAAAGAAATGGCGGAAAAAAAATGTTGAGCAATTACGCTTATATGAAGTCATCGCAACTATTTTTGCGGTAACCCCGTCTGATATCGTGTCATTTAACCAAGTAGAGTTTTTACAAAGCAATGATTGGTTTACAGAAGTGAACACGGACGAGCTAAAATTATTGCTTGGTCCTGTTAGAACCTAA
- a CDS encoding putative polysaccharide biosynthesis protein, with product MSSFVRGTLFLMFVIFLSKLFGFFYRMQFMRIAGEEAVGIYMTAYPAFIFFISLIQLGLPIAVAKIVAELLAKNKRENIFGVMRTAILWSFIGMIVFMPLVALTIPYISSTLLHNEQTTFTLWIALFAVPVSVGSGLLRAYLQGVAKITPTAWAQMLEQIVRIGFITFMLPFVAAYNNAAVTAASAMGITLLAEVVAFLYLWLHYIVSKKKLLTRKSKVESYPATPMLRVALPSAGSKLFGSFTWFLEPIIFLKALTMAGLTASAATILYGVISGVLVPLLLFPAFVSTALSIVLIPAVSDAVARQHTSLLQERISVSLRLSSLVGCFAATYFFIHGDELAMKLFHLEENRGYVKILAPIFYFYYIQSPLHSILQAIGEARAAMMNSIYGGLGKLFVMFVLASQSGIQEKGAVVAIGFGVLLTSFLHIATVRQRKNLRAGFRMFVVPYSCFIAVCIAQYFIMQYMPLPFILSSCVTLFLLFTFLLFSNQLRMTDLRYIRKLAKKV from the coding sequence ATGAGTTCTTTTGTACGTGGTACATTATTTTTAATGTTTGTTATTTTTTTATCTAAACTTTTTGGCTTCTTTTATAGAATGCAATTTATGCGTATTGCTGGTGAAGAGGCTGTCGGTATTTATATGACCGCCTATCCTGCATTTATTTTCTTCATCTCACTCATTCAATTAGGACTACCTATCGCTGTGGCAAAAATTGTGGCAGAGTTACTAGCAAAAAATAAACGAGAAAACATTTTCGGTGTTATGCGTACGGCCATTCTCTGGTCGTTTATTGGTATGATTGTCTTTATGCCACTCGTTGCACTCACTATACCATATATCTCTTCTACACTTTTACATAATGAACAAACAACATTTACACTATGGATTGCACTCTTTGCTGTACCTGTATCTGTTGGCTCTGGTTTATTGCGTGCTTATTTACAAGGTGTCGCAAAAATCACACCAACAGCTTGGGCACAAATGCTTGAACAAATTGTACGCATTGGTTTCATTACCTTCATGCTACCCTTTGTGGCCGCCTATAATAATGCTGCAGTTACAGCAGCCTCCGCAATGGGTATTACGCTTCTAGCCGAAGTGGTGGCTTTCTTGTATTTATGGCTCCACTATATCGTTTCAAAGAAAAAATTATTAACACGAAAAAGCAAAGTTGAGTCCTACCCTGCGACTCCAATGCTACGAGTTGCCCTACCGTCTGCTGGAAGCAAGCTTTTTGGCTCCTTCACTTGGTTTTTAGAGCCCATTATATTTTTAAAAGCATTAACAATGGCAGGTCTAACTGCTTCTGCTGCAACCATTTTATATGGGGTCATTTCAGGCGTTTTAGTGCCACTTCTATTATTCCCAGCTTTCGTATCCACCGCATTGTCAATCGTGCTTATACCCGCTGTTAGTGATGCCGTAGCACGTCAACATACATCTCTCTTACAGGAGAGGATTTCTGTATCATTACGCCTTTCCTCTTTGGTGGGTTGCTTTGCCGCTACGTACTTTTTTATTCATGGGGACGAACTTGCGATGAAGCTCTTCCACTTAGAGGAAAACCGTGGCTATGTGAAAATTTTAGCACCAATTTTTTATTTTTATTATATTCAAAGTCCACTTCATTCGATACTGCAAGCCATTGGCGAGGCTCGAGCTGCGATGATGAACTCCATTTATGGTGGCCTCGGTAAATTATTTGTCATGTTTGTTCTAGCTTCACAATCAGGTATACAAGAAAAAGGTGCTGTTGTAGCTATTGGCTTTGGTGTTTTGCTCACGTCATTCTTGCATATTGCGACTGTACGACAACGCAAAAATTTACGTGCTGGCTTCCGTATGTTTGTTGTTCCTTATAGCTGCTTCATAGCTGTTTGTATTGCTCAATATTTCATCATGCAATACATGCCGCTTCCCTTTATTTTAAGTAGTTGTGTAACATTATTTTTACTGTTCACATTCTTATTATTTTCCAATCAGCTACGCATGACAGATTTACGTTATATTCGTAAACTGGCAAAAAAAGTTTAG
- a CDS encoding DUF421 domain-containing protein encodes MEEYFMIIFRTCFLYVFILIVFRLMGKREVGELSVIDLVVFVLIAEVAAFALDDYENPLFNAILPILVLLIIQIVSAYLSLKNKKIRDLVDGEPALLVRDGVILESEMRKQRYNLDDLCQQLRENGIASVTEIAYAYLEPSGNLSVYKKDEKAFVYPLIIDGDIQERHLMIMHKDAEWLLAELAKNNIKDSSAVFFCIWEDNRLHIQLKES; translated from the coding sequence ATGGAAGAATATTTCATGATTATATTTAGAACATGTTTTCTATACGTGTTCATACTAATTGTGTTTCGTTTGATGGGTAAACGAGAAGTTGGTGAGTTATCTGTGATTGATTTAGTTGTATTTGTTTTAATTGCAGAGGTAGCAGCATTTGCGCTGGATGACTATGAAAACCCATTATTTAATGCGATTTTACCAATACTCGTATTGCTTATCATTCAAATTGTAAGTGCTTATTTGTCGTTGAAAAATAAAAAAATACGAGATTTAGTGGATGGTGAACCAGCGTTACTTGTAAGAGATGGTGTCATCTTAGAAAGTGAGATGCGTAAGCAACGTTATAATTTAGATGATTTATGTCAACAGTTACGTGAAAATGGTATCGCTTCTGTTACTGAGATCGCTTATGCATATTTAGAGCCTTCTGGCAATCTTTCCGTTTATAAGAAAGACGAGAAGGCTTTTGTCTATCCACTTATCATCGATGGTGATATCCAGGAAAGGCATTTAATGATCATGCATAAGGATGCTGAATGGTTACTAGCAGAGCTTGCTAAAAATAATATTAAGGATAGTAGCGCTGTGTTTTTTTGTATATGGGAAGACAATCGACTTCATATCCAACTAAAAGAGTCCTAA
- the yajC gene encoding preprotein translocase subunit YajC produces MEQYSGLIMILIMFVAMWFILIRPAKKRQQETQNMQSSLQRGDKIITIGGLHGVIDSIEDTSVTLIIADNVRVKFDRQAIGRVANDQK; encoded by the coding sequence ATGGAGCAATATTCTGGCTTAATAATGATTTTGATCATGTTCGTTGCGATGTGGTTTATTTTAATCCGTCCTGCTAAAAAAAGACAACAGGAAACGCAAAATATGCAAAGTAGCTTACAGCGTGGTGATAAAATTATTACAATCGGTGGCTTACATGGTGTTATTGACTCAATCGAGGACACATCTGTAACATTAATCATCGCTGATAATGTACGTGTGAAATTTGACCGTCAAGCAATCGGACGTGTCGCAAATGACCAAAAATAA
- the tgt gene encoding tRNA guanosine(34) transglycosylase Tgt encodes MTQPAIRYELLHTCKQTGARLGIVHTPHGSFETPAFMPVGTQATVKTMSPEELKEMNAGIILSNTYHLWLRPGNDIVKEAGGLHKFMNWDRPILTDSGGFQVFSLSQFRKIEEEGVHFRNHLNGDKLFLSPEKAMEIQNDLGSDIMMAFDECPPYPATHEYMLKSVDRTTRWAKRCKEAHARPEDQGLFGIIQGGEYEDLRRRSAEALVELDFPGYAIGGLSVGEPKDIMNKVLEFTTPLMPENKPRYLMGVGSPDSLIDGAIRGIDMFDCVLPTRIARNGTLMTSEGRLVVKNAKYARDFGPIDPNCDCYTCKNYSRAYVRHLIRTEETFGIRLTSYHNLHFLLKLMEQVREAIREDRLGDFREEFFEKYGFNGPNAKNF; translated from the coding sequence ATGACACAACCAGCAATTCGTTATGAGCTACTCCATACTTGTAAGCAAACGGGGGCGCGTCTTGGCATCGTGCATACACCGCACGGATCATTTGAAACGCCAGCATTTATGCCAGTCGGGACACAGGCAACTGTTAAAACGATGTCTCCTGAAGAATTAAAAGAAATGAATGCAGGCATTATTCTTTCGAATACGTATCACTTATGGCTACGTCCAGGGAATGATATCGTTAAGGAAGCTGGTGGCTTGCATAAATTCATGAACTGGGATCGCCCAATTTTAACGGATTCAGGTGGTTTCCAAGTGTTCTCACTTAGCCAATTCCGTAAAATTGAAGAAGAAGGTGTACATTTCCGTAACCATTTGAACGGGGACAAGCTATTTTTAAGTCCAGAAAAGGCAATGGAAATTCAAAATGATCTTGGTTCAGATATTATGATGGCATTTGACGAATGTCCACCCTACCCTGCTACACATGAATATATGTTGAAATCGGTAGATCGTACAACACGTTGGGCGAAGCGTTGCAAAGAAGCACATGCTCGTCCAGAAGATCAAGGTCTATTTGGGATTATTCAAGGCGGAGAATACGAAGATTTACGTCGTCGGTCGGCAGAAGCTTTAGTAGAGCTTGACTTCCCAGGCTATGCAATCGGCGGTTTATCAGTGGGTGAGCCCAAAGATATCATGAACAAAGTATTAGAATTTACGACACCATTAATGCCTGAAAACAAACCCCGTTATTTAATGGGTGTTGGTTCACCGGATTCACTAATTGACGGAGCGATTCGTGGGATTGATATGTTTGACTGTGTATTACCGACACGTATTGCACGTAACGGGACTTTAATGACATCTGAAGGTCGCTTAGTCGTGAAAAATGCGAAGTATGCTCGTGATTTTGGTCCAATCGATCCAAACTGTGATTGCTATACTTGTAAAAACTACTCTCGTGCCTATGTGCGTCATTTAATTCGTACAGAAGAGACATTTGGAATTCGTTTAACGTCTTATCATAACCTGCACTTCCTTTTGAAATTAATGGAGCAAGTGCGTGAAGCGATTCGTGAGGACCGCCTAGGTGATTTCCGTGAAGAATTTTTCGAGAAGTATGGGTTTAACGGACCGAATGCAAAAAACTTCTAA
- the queA gene encoding tRNA preQ1(34) S-adenosylmethionine ribosyltransferase-isomerase QueA, which yields MRVEDFDFELPEELIAQTPLVDRTASRLMVVTPGSEEVEHHHFAHILDELNAGDCLVLNDTRVLPARLMGVKEETGAHIEVLLLKQTAGTDEWETLVKPAKRVKVGTVVTFGDGLLTATCTGELDHGGRLFEFNYDGIFYEILEQLGEMPLPPYIREKLDDQERYQTVYAKERGSAAAPTAGLHFTQGLLEQVKAKGVEIVFITLHVGLGTFRPVSVDSIENHAMHAEFYSVTEEAAAIINRVKANGGNVIAVGTTSTRTLETIGSKYEGEVRAEQGWTSIFIYPGYEFTVVDGLITNFHLPKSTLVMLVSTLATRDTILSAYNQAVEEKYRFFSFGDAMFIRPKGL from the coding sequence ATGCGTGTAGAAGATTTTGATTTTGAATTACCAGAAGAGCTTATTGCGCAAACACCGCTTGTGGACCGTACTGCGAGTCGTTTAATGGTGGTTACACCAGGTTCAGAAGAAGTAGAGCATCATCATTTTGCACATATTTTAGATGAATTAAATGCAGGGGACTGCCTTGTGTTAAATGATACACGTGTCTTACCAGCGCGCTTAATGGGTGTAAAAGAGGAAACAGGAGCCCATATTGAGGTGTTACTATTAAAGCAAACTGCAGGAACTGACGAATGGGAGACGCTCGTAAAGCCAGCCAAACGTGTGAAGGTCGGTACAGTTGTGACATTTGGTGACGGTTTATTGACAGCAACATGTACAGGTGAACTTGATCATGGAGGACGTTTGTTTGAGTTCAATTACGACGGTATTTTTTACGAGATTTTAGAGCAGTTAGGCGAAATGCCACTGCCACCATATATTCGTGAGAAGTTAGATGATCAAGAGCGTTATCAAACCGTTTATGCAAAGGAACGTGGTTCTGCAGCAGCGCCAACAGCAGGTCTTCATTTTACGCAGGGATTGCTAGAACAAGTGAAAGCGAAAGGTGTAGAGATTGTTTTCATTACACTGCATGTTGGCCTTGGAACTTTCCGTCCTGTAAGTGTAGATTCCATTGAAAACCACGCAATGCATGCTGAATTTTACAGTGTTACCGAAGAAGCTGCGGCAATCATTAACCGTGTGAAGGCTAACGGTGGCAATGTCATCGCTGTAGGTACGACGTCTACGCGTACATTGGAAACGATCGGCTCAAAATATGAAGGCGAAGTGCGTGCAGAACAAGGATGGACATCCATTTTCATTTATCCAGGCTATGAATTTACCGTAGTGGATGGCTTAATTACTAACTTCCATCTTCCTAAATCTACACTTGTGATGCTTGTTAGTACACTTGCGACAAGAGATACTATTTTAAGTGCCTATAATCAAGCTGTAGAAGAAAAATATCGCTTCTTTAGCTTTGGCGATGCGATGTTTATTCGACCAAAAGGGCTATAA
- the ruvB gene encoding Holliday junction branch migration DNA helicase RuvB — MSERMMASEAGSYDDQFELSLRPQRLTQYIGQHKVKENLQIFIEAAKLRQESLDHVLLYGPPGLGKTTLAVVIANEMNVNVRMTSGPAIERPGDLAAILSSLEPGDVLFIDEIHRLPRAIEEVLYPAMEDFCLDIVVGKGPEARSVRLDLPPFTLVGATTRAGALSAPLRDRFGVLLRLEYYDDTSLAEIVVRSAHLFDVDIEQIAAGEMARRSRGTPRIANRLLKRVRDYAQVLGDGMITEGLAKQALELLQVDPRGLDHIDHKLVTNMIERFRGGPVGLDTLAASIGEERVTIEDVYEPYLMQIGFIQRTPRGRLATHLAYEHFGYDYPQQT; from the coding sequence ATGTCAGAACGAATGATGGCAAGTGAAGCAGGAAGCTATGATGACCAGTTTGAACTATCCCTTCGACCACAAAGATTAACGCAATATATTGGACAACATAAGGTGAAAGAGAACCTACAAATTTTCATTGAAGCGGCCAAGCTTCGTCAGGAAAGTTTAGATCATGTGCTGTTATACGGTCCTCCTGGGCTTGGAAAAACAACATTAGCTGTAGTCATTGCTAATGAAATGAATGTCAATGTGCGCATGACGAGCGGTCCTGCTATAGAACGACCAGGGGATTTAGCGGCAATATTAAGCTCACTTGAACCGGGGGATGTACTATTTATAGATGAAATACATCGTCTGCCTCGCGCCATTGAAGAGGTGCTTTATCCAGCGATGGAGGATTTTTGTTTAGATATCGTTGTAGGGAAGGGGCCAGAAGCCCGTTCTGTTCGCCTTGATTTACCGCCTTTTACCCTCGTTGGTGCTACCACAAGAGCGGGAGCATTGTCCGCACCACTCCGAGATCGTTTTGGCGTGTTATTGCGCTTAGAATATTATGATGATACGTCACTCGCTGAAATTGTTGTACGAAGTGCACATTTATTTGATGTCGATATTGAGCAAATAGCTGCCGGTGAAATGGCAAGACGTTCACGTGGTACACCTCGTATTGCCAATCGTTTACTAAAACGAGTGCGAGATTATGCACAGGTTCTTGGAGATGGTATGATAACGGAGGGTCTTGCGAAGCAAGCTTTGGAGTTACTACAAGTCGATCCTAGAGGACTTGACCATATTGACCATAAACTTGTGACTAATATGATTGAGCGCTTCCGCGGAGGTCCAGTAGGCTTAGATACACTCGCTGCTTCCATAGGTGAGGAACGTGTGACGATCGAAGATGTGTATGAGCCATATTTGATGCAAATTGGCTTTATTCAACGTACACCACGTGGTCGTTTAGCAACACATCTAGCTTACGAACATTTTGGATATGATTATCCCCAACAAACATAG
- the ruvA gene encoding Holliday junction branch migration protein RuvA, with protein sequence MYDYLKGQVMRITPEYIVLEQQGIGWQLNTPNPFAFRTTAVEQQIYVHLHVREDAQVLYGFPNLDQRELFRKLILVSGIGPKGALAILATGNPQQVISAIEREDETFLVKFPGVGKKTARQMILDLKGKLGSLLETIELPSTDDELPLFGVNPHKHELEEAILALLALGYSEKELEKIRPQLEDNDKLETTDAYMKQALQYLLKLK encoded by the coding sequence ATGTATGATTATTTAAAAGGGCAAGTAATGCGTATTACCCCAGAATATATAGTGCTTGAGCAACAAGGGATTGGCTGGCAGTTGAATACACCTAATCCATTTGCGTTTCGCACGACAGCAGTCGAACAACAAATTTATGTTCATTTGCATGTACGTGAGGATGCACAAGTGCTGTATGGTTTTCCAAATTTAGATCAACGAGAGCTATTTCGTAAGCTGATTTTAGTATCAGGTATTGGGCCAAAGGGTGCACTCGCAATTTTAGCGACAGGTAACCCGCAACAGGTTATCAGTGCAATTGAACGCGAAGATGAGACATTTTTAGTGAAATTCCCAGGAGTGGGTAAAAAAACAGCTCGTCAAATGATTTTAGATTTAAAAGGCAAGCTTGGTTCCTTACTGGAGACAATCGAATTACCTAGTACAGATGATGAGTTACCTTTATTTGGGGTGAATCCACATAAGCATGAACTTGAAGAAGCCATACTCGCTCTATTGGCGCTTGGTTATTCTGAAAAAGAACTAGAAAAAATTCGTCCGCAGCTTGAGGATAATGATAAACTTGAAACGACAGATGCCTATATGAAACAAGCATTGCAATACCTGTTGAAGTTAAAATAA
- a CDS encoding phosphotransferase — MDGEKAFIVEEVKPNIWKYNYRSNNYFVKRAKQLEVAEKVRAIHRQLGRLAPSLVLPLVQSDDEQMIVQLWQEGSHSANFAHKKDREQSLKLLMALHETHKKIAWQRVPGMHTYSQLLKWQMRHLRFKSRRNDFRAFLTKEEVDQIVHYSEKALQLIAMEDVPEKDITLLHGDVVHHNFLWCSDGELRLIDFDLAHLGEADDEYILWLHRVLPAVDYDLGKILAELPELRRLDRRKYHRLKFPNELLREWLFAVDLPLEQQLVFLDYLIPFTKRALTYWPKLWYDIDRFMKK, encoded by the coding sequence ATCGATGGTGAAAAAGCTTTTATTGTAGAGGAAGTAAAGCCTAACATTTGGAAGTATAATTACCGATCAAATAATTACTTTGTCAAAAGAGCAAAGCAATTAGAAGTAGCAGAGAAGGTGAGAGCAATTCATCGTCAACTTGGGCGTCTTGCTCCCTCACTCGTCCTGCCTTTAGTACAAAGTGATGATGAGCAGATGATCGTGCAATTGTGGCAAGAGGGGAGTCATAGTGCGAATTTTGCTCATAAAAAAGATCGTGAGCAATCTCTAAAGCTATTAATGGCTTTACATGAGACACATAAAAAAATAGCTTGGCAGCGAGTGCCAGGCATGCACACGTATTCGCAACTTTTAAAATGGCAAATGCGTCACCTGCGTTTTAAAAGTAGGCGGAATGATTTTCGTGCATTTTTAACGAAAGAAGAAGTGGATCAAATCGTTCACTATAGTGAAAAGGCATTACAGCTAATTGCTATGGAAGATGTGCCAGAAAAAGATATTACACTCTTGCACGGAGATGTCGTCCATCATAATTTTTTATGGTGTAGTGACGGAGAATTACGCTTAATCGATTTTGATTTAGCACATCTAGGTGAAGCGGATGATGAATATATTTTATGGTTACATCGTGTATTGCCAGCAGTGGACTATGACCTTGGTAAAATTTTAGCAGAGTTACCTGAGCTTCGGCGTTTAGATAGAAGAAAGTATCATCGTTTAAAATTTCCAAATGAGTTATTACGGGAATGGCTTTTTGCAGTGGACTTACCTTTAGAGCAACAGCTCGTATTTTTAGATTATTTAATACCGTTTACCAAACGAGCCCTCACATACTGGCCGAAACTGTGGTACGATATTGATAGATTCATGAAAAAATGA